The Penaeus chinensis breed Huanghai No. 1 chromosome 29, ASM1920278v2, whole genome shotgun sequence genome window below encodes:
- the LOC125040530 gene encoding uncharacterized protein LOC125040530, producing the protein MISDRLSCCEYHGMANAIEIISQYQKCSEIAVVEFFKYTVTDLIFGFLRRRDSLLKGQRHSEKAAFCCALTPGGCLLPLQAEQDVARDSTSAAPCRPDEGWPDHRELMVRLLHHNPACLCDRPHDGSADVPPERPAGEVPVPASRGPHPPRPRHCL; encoded by the exons atgatAAGTGATAGGCTGTCATGTTGCGAATATCATGGTATGGCCAATGCGATCGAAATCATTAGTCAATATCAGAAGTGCAGTGAAATAGCAGTAGTGGAGTTCTTCAAATATACTGTGACGGATTTGATATTTGGATTTTTGAGGAGGAGAGATTCGCTGTTGAAG GGCCAAAGGCACAGTGAGAAAGCGGCATTCTGTTGCGCACTCACGCCAGGAGGCTGCTTACTTCCCCTGCAGGCGGAGCAGGATGTGGCAAGAGATAGCACTTCTGCTGCTCCTTGTCGCCCGGACGAGGGCTGGCCAGATCATCGGGAACT CATGGTTCGACTATTACACCACAATCCTGCGTGCCTCTGTGATCGACCTCACGACGGATCAGCTGACGTTCCACCTGAACGCCCTGCTGGAGAGGTTCCCGTTCCCGCATCCCGAGGACCACATCCACCGCGCCCTCGTCATTGCCTTTAG